The following proteins come from a genomic window of Fontisubflavum oceani:
- a CDS encoding glutathione S-transferase family protein gives MIRLHHVPWSRSFRVLWLLQEMGITPDVVRYRIGDKAMREEGLLARSPGGRIPALEIDGITVFESAAVLQYLCESRPEFGFGRAPGDPDRVAYLEAMGFAETMASLIEQLNLNHLFLRPPAKPSPAVVKLNTLRLKATLDAFDRMIAGEYILPSGFSAADAMMGFNLFAAPYYVKLDPWPGLQAYWERLSSRPAFRAAAALEGPQDFYGQDFYEVPSDG, from the coding sequence ATGATCCGCCTGCATCACGTCCCCTGGTCCCGGTCGTTCCGGGTGCTGTGGTTGTTGCAAGAAATGGGGATCACGCCTGACGTGGTGCGCTACCGGATCGGCGACAAGGCGATGCGGGAAGAGGGGCTTTTGGCGCGCTCGCCCGGTGGGCGCATCCCGGCGCTGGAGATCGATGGTATCACGGTCTTCGAGAGCGCGGCGGTCCTGCAATATCTCTGCGAGAGCCGCCCGGAATTTGGCTTCGGTCGGGCACCGGGTGATCCGGATCGGGTAGCCTATTTGGAGGCGATGGGGTTTGCCGAGACCATGGCCTCGCTGATCGAACAACTGAACCTCAACCATCTGTTCTTGCGCCCGCCCGCCAAGCCGTCCCCTGCGGTTGTGAAGCTGAACACTTTGCGGTTGAAGGCGACATTGGACGCGTTCGATCGGATGATCGCGGGCGAATATATCCTGCCCTCAGGCTTCTCGGCGGCGGATGCGATGATGGGGTTCAACCTCTTTGCCGCGCCCTATTACGTGAAACTCGATCCTTGGCCGGGATTGCAGGCCTATTGGGAGCGGCTTTCGTCCCGGCCCGCGTTTCGAGCAGCGGCGGCGCTTGAAGGCCCGCAGGATTTCTATGGCCAGGATTTTTATGAGGTGCCAAGCGATGGGTGA
- a CDS encoding hydroxymethylglutaryl-CoA lyase, translating into MGEFVEIFEVGPRDGLQNEKREIPTAEKIALVDVLSQAGFRRIEVASFVSPKWVPQMADSADVLTGITRGDGIRYAALTPNMRGYEAALAAKADEIAIFGSASEGFSQANINASIAESLERFRPVVEAARHIDLPVRGYVSCVTDCPYDGPTDPGQVAKVADQLFAMGCYEISLGDTIGQATPDSIARMLLAVRDVVPVGRLAGHYHDTSGRALDNIDASLSLGVRVFDAAVGGLGGCPYAPGAAGNVATEAVARHLEALGYETGLDLAAVEAAAETAKAMRA; encoded by the coding sequence ATGGGTGAGTTCGTCGAGATTTTCGAAGTCGGCCCGCGGGACGGCCTGCAAAATGAGAAACGGGAGATCCCGACGGCGGAAAAGATCGCGCTGGTCGACGTGCTGAGCCAGGCGGGGTTTCGGCGGATCGAGGTGGCGAGTTTCGTCAGCCCGAAATGGGTGCCGCAGATGGCCGATAGCGCCGATGTTTTGACGGGCATTACCCGGGGCGACGGCATTCGCTATGCCGCGCTGACCCCGAATATGCGCGGCTATGAGGCGGCGCTTGCGGCCAAGGCCGATGAGATCGCCATTTTTGGCTCAGCCTCGGAAGGGTTCTCGCAGGCCAACATCAATGCCTCGATTGCGGAGAGCCTGGAGCGGTTCCGGCCTGTGGTGGAGGCCGCGCGGCATATCGATCTACCGGTGCGGGGGTATGTGAGCTGCGTCACCGATTGCCCCTATGATGGGCCGACCGATCCGGGGCAGGTGGCGAAGGTCGCCGATCAGCTTTTTGCTATGGGCTGTTATGAAATCTCTCTCGGTGACACGATTGGGCAGGCAACGCCCGATAGCATCGCGCGCATGCTTTTGGCGGTGCGTGATGTGGTGCCCGTTGGGCGCTTGGCGGGGCATTACCATGACACAAGCGGACGGGCGCTCGACAATATCGACGCCTCGCTCAGCCTGGGCGTGCGGGTGTTCGATGCCGCTGTCGGCGGATTGGGCGGCTGCCCCTATGCGCCAGGCGCGGCGGGAAATGTGGCGACGGAGGCAGTCGCACGACATCTTGAGGCGCTTGGTTATGAGACCGGCTTGGATTTAGCAGCGGTAGAGGCGGCGGCGGAAACGGCAAAAGCGATGCGGGCATGA